CATATCCTCGGCAAGCGCGCGGTAGGCCAGCCCGCCCGCCAGTCCGCCGGCCAGCGGGGCGATCCAGAACAGCCAGAGCTGCTGCAGCGCCCATCCGCCGACCACCAGCGCCGGGCCGGTGCTGCGCGCCGGGTTCACCGACGTGTTGGTGACCGGGATGCCGATCAGGTGGATGAGGGTGAGCGCCATGCCGATGGCCAGCGGCGCGAAGCCGGCCGGCGCCCGCCGGTCGGTGGAGCCCAGGATCACCAGCACGAAGAAGAAGGTCAGCACCAGCTCGATCGCCAGGGCCGAGGTGATGCTGTACTGGCCGGGCGAATGCGCCTCGTACCCGTTGGCGGCGAGCCCGTTGACGGCCAGGCTGTAGTCGGCCTTTCCGGTGGCGATGACATAGAGGGTCAGGGCCGCCGCGAAGGCCCCGACCAGCTGGGCCAACACATAGGGCAGGATGTCCTTGGCCGGAAACCGCCCGCCGGCCCACAGCCCGACCGTCACCGCCGGGTTCAGGTGGCAGCCGGAGATGTGGCCGATGGAATAGGCCATGGTCAGGACGGTGAGCCCGAAGGCGAGCGATACGCCGAGCAGCCCGATCCCGACCTGCGGAAAGGCGGCGGCCAGCACGGCACTGCCGCAGCCGCCGAAGACCAGCCAGAACGTCCCGAGAAACTCAGCCGAGCTGCGCCTTATCATACCCATGCCAACCTCCCACTGCTGTCACGGTTGACGAAGCCCGGCCATCGCCGGGACGACGACGAGCATAAACCCACCCCGGCAAGGGGGGAGTTCGCGCGTTAGGACAGGGGGATGCGCCAGAAGAACAGGAGGGGCGGCACGACTTCGATCTGCTGCACAAGCCCTGCGCCGTTGACGACGTGTCGCGTGTGCTGCGCCGGTTGACAGGACGGCGCCTGTGGCGGAAAGAGCTGGAGATCGCCGGCGACACCACCCGAGATGCTGACGGGGCCGGATCTGCCTGCCGACGATCTTGGGGGCCCTTGCTCCGGAGACCTTCGGTGTCGATGGGATCGCCCATCGAGAGCGAAGCGGCCTCACAAACCGGCCGCCTGGGTCAGATTGATGCGGAAACGGTCACGGCGGCGCTGGTAGCGCCGGGTCATTTCGGCCGAGGCGTGGCCGAGATGACGCTGGACGAAGCGCTCCTCCGCCTCGGCGGCGGTGGCCAGTCCGGCCCGCAGGGAGTGGCCGGCGAAGCGGTGGCGGCGCTCGCCTTCCGGCAGGTCGCCCCGAATGCCGGCGGCCAGGGCGGTCGCCTGCACCAGGCGGGCGACATGCTTGTCGGACAGCCGGTCGGCCAAGGTCTGCTTCCCGTTGCGGGCGATGCGGCGGAACAGCGGCCCATGGGCAATGCGGCCCAACTCCATCCAGCTTTTCAGCGCCGCCACCGGGCAACTCAGCGGCGTGCTGCCCGGCCCGACCTCGACCTCGCGCCAGCCGGTCTTGCCGTGGATGTGCAGGATCAGCCCGCCCTCCAGCACCTCGACCCAGCCGCGGCCATCGGCGGTCTCCCCCGCCCCATGGTCGAGACCGACGATCTCGCTGCGCCGCAGCCCGCCG
The window above is part of the Azospirillum humicireducens genome. Proteins encoded here:
- the aqpZ gene encoding aquaporin Z; amino-acid sequence: MIRRSSAEFLGTFWLVFGGCGSAVLAAAFPQVGIGLLGVSLAFGLTVLTMAYSIGHISGCHLNPAVTVGLWAGGRFPAKDILPYVLAQLVGAFAAALTLYVIATGKADYSLAVNGLAANGYEAHSPGQYSITSALAIELVLTFFFVLVILGSTDRRAPAGFAPLAIGMALTLIHLIGIPVTNTSVNPARSTGPALVVGGWALQQLWLFWIAPLAGGLAGGLAYRALAEDMPTKPAITGEAKSSST
- a CDS encoding tyrosine-type recombinase/integrase — encoded protein: MVSDAVPAPALSQDQALDHLSELADKARAYARNAKAENTQRAYAADWRHYSAWCLRRGVSPLPPNPQAIGLYLADLASEKPTAGRRSRSAATVERRLSGLVWSFLQRGHPLDRGDRHIKEVLAGIRRSHGRPPIQKEALLAADLLRMLGCLSGDLRGVRDRAILLLGFAGGLRRSEIVGLDHGAGETADGRGWVEVLEGGLILHIHGKTGWREVEVGPGSTPLSCPVAALKSWMELGRIAHGPLFRRIARNGKQTLADRLSDKHVARLVQATALAAGIRGDLPEGERRHRFAGHSLRAGLATAAEAEERFVQRHLGHASAEMTRRYQRRRDRFRINLTQAAGL